The genomic interval TCTGCCAAGGAAGCCTTTGGGGAGAACGGTGGGATCGTGATCTGAGAAATAATCTTTGTGTGAAAAGAGGAAGTCGTAACTGGGCAGAATTTCTGTCAGGGCTCGGCCCAGAGAGGTGATTTCGTAGAATCCTGATGAGTCTTTCCTGACGAGGCGGGAATCAACGAGTCTGCCGACATGGCGCGAGCACTCCTGAGCCGTCGCGTCAATGAACTTGGATAGGTCTCGGATTCGCCGTTTCTCTTCGCCTATTTTCGCCAAAAGAGTCAGCCTATCTTCACTTGCAATGCTGAACAGCACTTCCGCTAGTCTTGCCTTTTCCCCAGCTTGATAATCCAACTTGCTCTTTTGAGAATATAGAATATTTAAAGGTTCACGGGTCACTTTTGTGTTCTTGGTCAATTTTTTGTGGGGATGCCAAGTCTAACAGCAATGGACAAAATTTGCAGAATTGTCCAATATTAATGGACAAATTTAAATGCAAGCGTGTTGTAGCCTTCTTCATGAACATCGAAGCTGCAATCACAAGATACATTGGTGCATCATCTCCGTCTGAGGCCGTGCAGAGAGAAGTACCTTCACCGCTCTTCGATTTTGTGGTCGCTGTAGTAGGTCCAAGGAGAGCTGGAAAGACAACATACATGCTGCAGATAAAGAAGGGACTGAAGTTACCTGAAGAAAACAAGATATTTCTGAACTGCGAAGACATAAACCTCGTCGGAATTCAAACTGATCATCTCAAAAATGTTGAGGATGCTATGCTCAGGATATACTCTCCATCTCAAAATGCTGATGTCTATCTCTTTATCGATGAGGTGCAGAATATGCCAGACTGGGAGAAATGGTTGAGAACCCTGTATGATTCACGCAGATACAAAATTGTCGTTTCAGGCTCCACATCTGAACTTACTACCCAGAAGATGCATTCAGCGCTGAGAGGTAGAGCGATAAACACACTCATTCTCCCCTTTTCTTTCAGTGAATTTCTATCTGCCAAAGGGGTAAGGTACTCACAGTATATGCCCCCTCATCAAGAAGCAGCTATCGCATCCAGCTTTGATGAGTATATAGCCTACGGTGGCTACCCTTCTGTTGTTCTTTCGTCAAATAACGATCAGAGGCTGCTAATACTGCAAGAGATTTTTGAAACTGTAATACAAAGAGATATTATAGAGAAGTACAGAATTAAGAACACTTCTATCTTCAAGCTGTTCATCAATTCTCTTCTTGGTTCTGTAGGGAGACAGTTTTCAATCAGGAAGATGACAAACTGGCTCGAGTCACAAGGGGTAAAGGTAGGGAGACAGACATTGCTGAACTATCTTGAAGCTGCAGAGGATGCCTTCCTTCTCTACAGACATCAACCATATTCAAAGAAGCCGAGGGAAAGACATGTGAAGCCAAAGCTGTATGTTGTCGACTCTGGAATTCTTTCATTGGTCACAAAGGATTACTCCAAGCAGCTTGAGAATCAGGTCTTCGTGGAACTCCTGAGAAGAAGAGCAAAGATGGGTTATTGGCAGGGGAGCTCAGGCAGAGAAGTGGACTTTGTGATAGAAAACAACCAAGAGTTAACCCTGCTCCAGGTTGCCTATTCTTTATCGGATCCTGTAACATTTGAAAGAGAGACTTCAGCATTAAGAGAAGCAGATAATCATCTTCATGCTAGCAGGATGTTGATAATAACAAAGGCGGATGAAGAGAAAAGGATACAAATTGGAGCAAAGACCATTCTCGTTCTGCCAGCTTGGAAATGGTTCCTCAACCTTTCAGGTTCACCAGGCTCTATGCAATCTGACGACCCATCATACCTCGGTTTGAGATGGAGGAATAAGAAGAGTAATCGCTAGCGCATTTCTGTGCACTATAGTGCGAAATATTTTCTGGAAAAGAGACTCAGCTTGCGAGCTAGCAATGCTTTTATCATATTGCCATAGCTCCTTCGGTAATGGGCTCGAAAGTAAGGCTTTCCAAAGAGAACTTCAATGCCTCGAAAATCATTAGGAGAAAGATTCGACGGGCCATTTCAGCAACAATAGTGGCAGTCATTGTCGTTGTTGTCATAGTTGCTGCTGTGGGAGGGTATCTCTACTATTCTTCATCCTCTCAACCAAAGACACTTACGACTCTTCAGATAGGTTCATCGACTTCCACCACCGTGGGAGGGCTTGTTGCAGTTGCTGAAGCTGAAGGTTTCTTTGCGAAAGAAGGAATCAATGCAAGCATAACCTACTTCCAGTCAGGGGCTGCAGAAACCAACGCCATAGCATCGGGTCAGATACCCCTGGGTATATCAGGCGCTACACCATTCTTGGGTATGGTTACAGGAGGCGTACCTGTTGTGCTTATAGCTACAGCCTATAAGCCTACGGCAACCCACTTCCTCATAGTAAACAAGAACCTAAACGTAACCACACCGCAGCAACTCGAAGGACTGAAGCTAGGCCTCCCGTTTGGTTCAGACGCTCAGTATCTTACTTACGCCTTTTTGAAGCTCTACAATATACCCATATCAAAGGTCCAGCTAGTAAATCTTCAGCCTGCTCAACTCGTGACTGCATACAAGCAGGGACAGATAGACGGAATAAGCTTTCTTTGGGTTCCGCCAGTGAGGCAGGCGATCCAATCTGTACCAAGCACTATCCTCGCTCAGAACAACGAGAGCTTCTTCTATGGCAGCACACAGCAGCTAAATCTCACCCACTTTGGCGCTATCTTCGCAAGAACAGACTGGTTGAAGCAGAATCAACAGGTTGCTGTCAACTTCCTCAAGGCGATGTACATGGCTCAACAATTCGTGAACAATCCGAGCAACTATAACAAATCGATTTCAGATATAGCTAACGCAATAGGCGCAACAACGTCATCTGTGGCCGCAGACTTCCAAGGCTTGGTCTTCCAGATATCCATAACTCCCTCCGTTGCAGAGGCGTACCAGAATGAAATAAACCTGATGTATGGCGCTGGGGTATTCAAGACTTCAGTCAACATATCCAACTATGTTGATACCAATTTGCTAGCTCAAGTAAGCTCAAGTCTGGTCTCCTATCAGGGCGGATACACTGGCTGAAAGAGATCAGCTACGCTATTTTTTACTCCTGGCATCTCTACCATGGGGAATTCTATGCTCCTGAATACCTTATTGCATAACGCTACCCTGTTATTCTATTCCTCGCTCGACAGTAAAATACAAAACAGGTGAGAGGTAAGGGTCTGTGCATGGATAGAAGGCGCTATGCGCTCGGGGCTGGAGGAGTGCTTATCCTTCTGGCCGTATGGTGGCTCTTATCACAATTTCAACTGGTCAACCCACTATTTCTGCCTACGCCAGTGTCAGTCGTGAGTAGCGCGTATGAGAACGCGGATGCACTGGCCAGAGCTTTCGGAATATCTCTCTTCAGACTGCTTGTGGGTTTCGTAATAGGTGTAGCAATAGGAGTGATGGTAGGAATACTGGTGGGATGGGTAAAGTTTCTTCAGAAGTCACTTCTTCCCATAGTCGACATGATAAGGTCCATTCCCAACCTTGCATGGATACCTTTAGCAATAGTCTGGTTCGGCATAGGCAACTATTCCAAGTTTTTCGTCATCGCGCTTGCTGTATTCTTTCCGGTCTTTACTAATACTTACCTTGGAGTAAAGAACATCGACCCTGTAATCGTCAGGGCTTCAATGAATTTTGGTGTTTCTGGGCTCAGGATGCTTTACAAGGTACTTCTGCCAGCATCGCTCGGTGACATATTCATCGGCCTGAAGGTAGGAATGCAGTCGGGGATAGTTGCGATGATAGCGACTGAGGTCGTTGCCTCTACTGCTGGGCTGGGATACATCATGGACCAGGCAAGCTCATTCTTCAAATCGGGTCTTGTAATTGCTGTTATGCTATCGATAGGAGTGCTTGGCTACCTGCTTACGCAGGCGATGGTCAGGCTTGAAAGAAGGTTTGCAAGATGGACTGTAGCAATAGGTGAAAGATGAATGCTCAGCAAAAGAAGTTCTGACATAATTCTGCCTGTTGCAAGCGTAGCCCTACTTATAGTTGTATGGCAGCTTATAGTGTCGCTGAAGATTGTAGATCCGTTCTTCCTGCCTCCTCCCTCTGGTGTGATTAGCGCAGCTGTTCAGCTTTCTGCCAGGGGCGAACTTGAGACAGATATTCTGATAAGCACAGAAAGAGCTCTCGAGGGTTATGCCTTGGGCTCCGCCATTGGCATCGTTGCAGGTCTTGCGATGGGAACGTTCAGAACGCTTGCAGAACTCGCAGAGCCTGCTGTAGAGTTTTTCAGGCAGATACCTGAGGTTGCCTGGATACCTCTGGCAATACTGATCTTCGGCCTTGGAGGAAAGGCTGTTCTGTTCATTATAACCTATGGCTCAGTATGGCCTGTACTGATTAACACCTATGACGGTGTTAAGCTGGTAGACACGTCGTACAAGAGGGCAGCACTATCCCTTGGGGCAACGCCGTTCAAGATGTTTTACAAAGTCAACCTGAGGGCCGCGCTTCCCAGGATATATTCTGGTCTCTGGACTTCCATAGGGATAGCCTTCAGGTCTCTGGTTGTTGCCGAACTTGCGGTTGCAACAACAGGTGTTGGGTCAGGTATCGGCTACATGATGAACTTCTACTATAACCAGTATGTAAGAACAGATGTGCTGGTTCTTGGCATGGTTGTTCTGGCGGTTCTAGGTTTCGTTGCGCAGAAAGGTCTTTCCGCAGCCATGAAAAGGCTCCTCAGATGGCTACCTCAATTTACAGGCTGAATAACTTCCTAGCGGGATGATAATAATAATAGCAACAACACTGGCAATAATAACAATAATGATAACAGCAATAACAACAATGACGATTATAACACATCAGAAAGCGTTATCTTCTGCCAAAAAAGTACCTGCGCTGGATGGGAGCGCTCGGTTCAGACGGCAGTGCAAAGATTCGGATTGATAATCTGAGCCATGAATACTTCGACCAGACCAGAAAGGCAACCGTGACAGCGCTGAGAAACATAGACGTTACAATAAACGATGAAGAATTTGTGTGCATTCTTGGTCCCTCTGGATGCGGCAAATCAACGCTCCTGAACATAGTTGCAGGTTTCATAAGGCCTACTAAAGGGAAAGTCTATCTTGACGGAAAAGAGATAGTAAAGCCCGGGCCTGACAGAGCGATGGTATTCCAGGAGCACGCACTATTCCCATGGCTTACTGTGCAGGGAAATGTGGAGTTCGGGCTTGAGATGCAGGGAAAGCCAAAAGAAGAAAGGAAGAAGATAGCTAAACAATTCATTTCGCTAGTTGGGTTGTCGGGTTTCGAGGACAGGTATCCGTTTGAACTTTCGGGAGGTATGAAGCAGAGGCTTGGTCTGGCCAGAAGTCTTGCAATCAACCCTGAAGTACTGCTTCTCGACGAGCCTTTTGCATCTTTAGATGCCCAGGCAAGAAGGATAATGCAGGACGAACTGCTGCGAATTCTCTCGCAGAGTAAGAAGACATCAATACTGGTGACTCACAGCATCGATGAAGCTGTCTACCTTGCGGACAGGCTGGTTCTACTTTCTGCAAGGCCTGGTATGGTTCTCGTAAACGAAGAGATAGACCTGCCCAGACCAAGGTCAAGGACCGACGAAAGGTTCGTTAGCTTAGTCGAAAAATTTGATTCGATAATAAGGAAGGAAGTTAACAGGGCAGAAGGAAAGGAGGAGCAGTTTGTAACTAGCAACGAGGTAGAAAAGGCATCGACAGGTTAAGCGATGTTACAATGACTCAGTGACCAGATTGGAATTCCTGCTAGCTATTGCGATTGTATTTCTGATAGGCGTCATTAGCATGCTCGTCTCGACCCTGACTGGAGGCGGCACAAACGTCATTCTCGTACCCTTTCTGATTCTAATCTATCATTTCCCTGCAGGTGAAGCCATAGGTACAGCATTTCTAGCCCTTCTGGCAGGGAGCATAATCGCAGCCCTCGGCTTCATAGCAAAAGGTCAGGCCAAGGTCAGACTCGGAATACTGCTCGGTCTGCTGACTGTACCAGGCATATTGCTGGGCACGCTTCTATCAGCCATTACACAGGAAGAGCTTTTCAGGCTGAGCCTCGGAATAGTGATACTAGCACTCTCGTTCCTTGTAGCCAAGGGCCGTCATGGAGAAAAAGACAACTTGTCATCAGACGTTCAGCAGCATGTAACGAATCTACCAAACCTGAAACTCGCCTCGGTTCTCTTCGTAGCCACAGGCTTCTTCATCGGCTTTTTTGGCCAGGGAGGGGGGCTTCTTCTGCTACCAGTAATGCAATTTGCAGGTTTCTCCTTCCTTCAGACTCTTGGAACTCTTAGAATAATTGCCATGATTATAAGTGCAACAGCTTTCAGCTCAAGGCTGGCTATCGCCCAGGTTAACCTGACTATTGGTGTCTTCCTTGCACTCGGCACCATTGCCGGCGGATTTCTCGGGGCAAGGATTGCAACCAGCGCCAACATAACGCTATTGAAATATCTAGCTGCAGCCCTGATAGCCTCACTCGGCGTCGCACTAATCGTTGAAACCGTTGCATAACTTCATGGCTTCGCTAGCTAGACTTTGACCACAACTCTTCCCATGAGCCCGCTTCGCCTAGTCGCATCTATCGCTTCATTCGACTCTTCTAGCGGATAGGTGGAGTCTATCAGTGGTCTCACCCTTCTGGTCTCCACCATTTCCACTGCCAATCTCAGGTCATTCCTGGTATATGATCTGGAGCCTATTATCTTGAGCGCGTCGAGCGCTATCCTTTGGTATGGCAGGCTGATCTGGTCATCGCTATACCCAATTATGGCAAGGCTCCCGCCTCTTCTGAGGGTTCTGATGAGTTCAGGTACATGAGCAACGGAACCAGCAAGGTCAAACACGAAGTCGGCCCCAACTCTGCCCGTAGAAGCCATAACTTCTTCAAGCCATCCTTCGTTTTCAGTATCGATGGCGTAGTCAGCTCCAAGCATCCTTGCCTTTTCGAGTTTCTCCTTCTTCCTCCCAAGGGCAATGACCTCGGCCCCAACAGCTTTGAGTGCCTGAATCGCGTTGAACCCCAGGGCTCCAAGCCCGAAGACGACAGTCTTCTTTCCGAGCATACTGCCTAGTCTCCTGATAGCAGATACCGGGACAGCCACTGTACCTCCTGCCAACGCTGCTTCTTCGAACGAAATGTCAGATTTGAAAGGAACAAGATTGGCCTCCCTTATTACGATGTACTCTTCTAGACATCCATCAAGAGTCATGCCAAGGCTTCCCTTCACGTCAAGGCAGATATTCTCCCAGCCATCTATGCAGTTCAAGCATTTGCCGCAGTAGATATGAGGATGTATTACAACTCTCGTTCCAGGTCTCAGAGTTGAATCGTTTCCTGATTCTACGACCTCACCTGCTCCTTCATGGCCCAACACCAGCGGTAGCCTTGATCTCGGTCCTTTTCCCTCAGTAATTTTAACGTCGGTAGCGCATACGCCGCATGCCCTGATTCTTACCAAAGCCTCCCCTTTACCCGCATGAGGTATTTCTTTTTCAGTTAATACCAGCTGTTCCCCGTAATTTCTAAGAACCATTGCCTTCAACTTTCTCAGCTTCTATCTAAAGCCCTGCTGGCAGAGGAGCGTACTCATCATGTCTGAGGATTTCAGCCTTTGTCAGCTTTCCATTCACAACCTTTTCGGCCTCTTCCAAAACAATCTTCCCTGCCTGCTGGATTGTCATTTTGTTTTCCAGTATTGCACTTATATCAACATCTATGTGCTCATGCAGTTTCTTAGCGGTAACCGGGTTAGCCGTTATCTTGAGAACAGGCGAGATCGGGTTTCCGACGGGGTTGCCCGTGCCAGTCGAGAAGAGTATCAATTGGCAACCTGCAGCTGACAAAGCAGTAAGCACAGCCTGTGCTGCTGAAGGGGAATCCATGAAATACAAGCCTCTTCCTTTCGGTTGCTCCTCGTACTCCAGAACCCCCTGAATCTTGGAACTTCCACTCTTCAGTATTGCTCCGAGTGATTTCTCCTCTATAGTTGAAATGCCACCCTTTATGTTGTCTGGTACCGGGTTGGTCCCTATCAGGTCTATCCCCTCAGACATAGCCAATTCCTCGTTGCGCTTCGCAACTTCATAGATGCGTTCCCCTACTTCTTTGCTTACAGCCCTTTTTGCGAGTATGTGTTCCGCCCCTATTATTTCTGTGGTCTCGGAGAAGATGGCTGTACCACCTCTGCTGATTATGATGTCTGTTGCTGCCCCAACCGCGGGGTTAGAAGCCACCCCTGAAGTCGTGTCACTACCGCCGCACTTCAGACCAAAGATAAGGTCGGAATAATCTGCAGGCTCTCTCCTTAATTCTGACGCCTGCTGAACCATATCTACAGCCTTTGATGCACCAGCTCGTATTGTCTCGAGCGTCCCGTTTTCAAGCAGTACCACTGACTCTATTCTTTTTCTTGATAAGCTCTTGAATTGCCTTACATACTCCTCTGTCGATTTGGGTTCATACCCCACAACAAGAACAGACATCACGTTCGGGTTCAGAGGCGTCTTCAACAGAGAGCTTTCAAGCCTCTTCTTGTTTATTCCTATCTCATTTCTGCCGAACGCATGAGTCAAAGGAGTAGCTCCCCTGACCTGCTGGCATATCATATCCACAGCTTCGTTGCAGAAGGAGGAGAGCGAGACAACTGCGACTCGTCTTCTTATTCCTGCCTTCTTGTCTTCGTTCCAGTATGCCGTCAGCCCTTCCTTGGCCATGTTCTCTCCTTCGCCCTCAGGGATTCTATGTTATGAACATGCACATGCTCTCCAGCCATAATATCCCGAGTTGCTGCCCCTATTACTTCTCCTCCCTTAATCACTTTCTCTCCCTTCTTTATATCAGTAAGAGCGAACTTGTGCCCGAACTCTATATTCTCTCTTAGTGCAACCTTCTTTCCTGTAACCTCAACTTCAAAACCCTTGGGAAGCTCTCTTATTGCTAGTGCTACGTTGTCTTTTTCGTTGAGTACAAGGTAGCCCTTCCTCTTCTCCTTGCTCTCCTTCTTCGTGCTCATACCTCGTCCCTGGCTATAATCCTGAGAGGGGAGCCTGTGGCATTCTTTATCTTCAAAGGGTAGGCATAGACATATACACTTCTGTTCACAAGAGGCTTGAGGTTTGNNNNNNNNNNGTTACTCAGCAGTGTTATGTGGAGCGGGTCTCCCTTTCTGTGTCCGCTTCTTATCGGGGCGTCTGGGCCAGGTGTATCGAGACCTATCGCATGAAGCTTTTTTTCCACAAAATATTCTCCCAGCTCGGGAGCCAGGTAAGGATACATAGTTTCATATTCCTTCGTCTTCCAGTGCTCCTCCCAGCTAGTTCTCAGAAAGACCATTTTTTTGCCCTTTATCAGGTCGCTGAACTGTTCTACCTCCTCAAGCTTCACCAGCCCCAGTGCATCTTTCTTCACATCGATCACAGCAGCCTCCCCAACCAAATAGTCGAACGGCATCTGGTCAATCGACCTTCCAGCTCTGTCATAGTGGGATGGAGCATCGACATGCGTGCCGCAGTGAAGGTTCATGTGAAGGTTGTTCTGAGTACCACTATTCACTGAAACGTTGTAAGTTACTAATTCAAATTCTTGTCTGTGTTCGCCAGGCCAGTCGGGCACAGGCATCCCGTTTTCAAACGGATGAGTAAGGTCATACCAAGTCATTTGACCATAGGGCAGACTTTCACGATTATATATCCGTTACAAGAGTTTCCGGTCAGAAAGGAATTTAATAACCCGGGCAATCCAACCCATACATATGATAGTTTGCCAATTCGTAAGTTTTATGGAGCAACCTACGGAAGAACTGATGAAGAAGCATAGAGCCTTCCTTAGAGAGAAAGGGAAAAAGGGAGAGCTGATGCTTGCAGGCAGGTTTTACGACAAGACTGGTTCGCTTATGGTCTGGAGGGCAAATTCCGTTGAAGAAGCCAGGAGGATTGCAAGCGAGGACCCCTATTATGTAAACGGCATTACTACCTTTATTCTGAAGAGATGGAATTTGACCTGGGATTTTACCGAAAACCCACCTGTTCAACCAGATGAATAATGTTGATATCTCTCTTTCTCTTTCATGGAGAAGCGTTCATAGCTTCTCTGATCTTCAGTATTGAATAGCAAACATGCGATGCCCTTGCGTCGTATCCAACTTCTCTGGCTTTTCTGACGAGGTATCCCCAGAGCGCCTCGACTTCAGTCTTCCTTCGCGCATGCAAGTCTTCGTATAGCAGAGAGGTCCATTGTCTGTTCTGTCTTTTAACCTCTTGGAAGGCATCTTCAATGTCAGCTTCTGACAGGCTGACACCCGACTTTAGGCCAACTTCCTGGAACTCCCGTAGCAACAACCTCAAAGTATCAGCTCCGTAGTCCTGCTCCAGTATTTCACCAATGTGACAGCCAGCGACAGCTGTGAAGCTACCAGCCAGTACGAACATGTATTTCTTCCAAAGAAATTTTTCCAAGTCTTCCACAACGTCAGTGTTTATGCCGGCACCAACAAAGACATCCCTAATCTTTTCAACGTTGCTGTCAGCCAGCCCTGTTAGTCTTCCGAGGACAATGCGCGGAACCTGGCTCCTGTGTATAATTTCTCCATTATCGCCCAGTCTTGAATCTATGTACGCAGAACCTCCCACTATCTTATGCCTTGCAACAGCGTTGCTTATCTTTTCAATATGTTCTACTCCGTTGAGCAGAGATATGATGCTCGCTCCGCCAGAAGCCAGTGACTTTATCTGGTCTATGACTTCATCGAGGCTATAGTTTCTTACTGTTACTATGCATACATCACATCGTTTTATATCGCTAGCTGAAACCCTGGCATCGACCCTCAAAGACACGGTTTCCGCGGGGGTAATTAGCTTCAGCCCAGACTTTTCCAGTTGCTCCCTCCTCTTCTCCCTGACGACGAATGTAACTTCGTTCCCTGCCATCTGGAGCCTTGCACCAAGGTACCCACCTACGGACCCTGCACCAATTATCGCAAAACGCAATAACATCAACTCGAACAGTTCGTTAACCTACGTACCTTGTAATAATACCTTTGAATTCGCTTTCGGTCAATTCTCTCTTCTTCCTGATTGCAGTTTCCTTGACCTCGTTTAGGATAGCATCGACTTCCTGCTCGTTCTTCAGCTCTATCCCCATCTTCTCTGCATAATAATATATTGAGTCCTTCCCACTCTTTTTGCCAAGTATCACTTTAACCTTGTCATGACCTACCAGCTCTGGCTTGAAGGGATACATCTCTAGCGGCATGTTCAGCTTTTCAAGCCTTCTCCACCATCCTGCTATGATGCCTGATTCTATGGTGAAGATATCGTCTCCAACAATAGGTTTTTGAGGAGGAACATCCACACCAGAAAGTCTCCTGACCAGCAAGGAAAGTTCCCTTAGTTTTGCAAACTTGATCGAAGTCTTCACTCCGTAAAGAAGAGAAAGTGCCATCACCAGTTCCTCGAGCGAAGTATTACCTGTTCTTTCGCCTATTCCGTTCACCGTTACATGTGCAACCTCTGCTCCCGCCATGAGTGCTGCTATTGTATTAGCAACCCCGAGACCAAAATCGTTGTGGGCATGTATCTCCACCTGCTTCTTTAGCATCTGCTTCATCTTCTTCACGAAGTACCTCGTTGCTTCGGGGTTTAGCACTCCAAACGTGTCCGCAAGAGCAAGAGCATCCATGTGACCTTCCCTGGCAACTTTTCCGACAAGCCTTGCTATTACGCCAAATGGAGCTCTAGTCGAATCTATAGTGAAGAATGTAACCTTCAACCCGTGGGAGTGTGCATACCTTGTGGCATCTACCGATAACTCGATCGCCTTATCTTCTGTCCAGCCGTAGCCATATTTTATCAGATGGTCGCTTGAAGGTATCTCCATTATAAGCCCATCAACGTCTAGGTCCAAAGCGTTGTCCACATCAGACTTCATGCATCTTGAAAAGGCATAGATCTTTGGTCCTAGTTTCAGTCTTGTTATTTCCTTTATTGCCTCTTTATCGTATTTCGAAACTGAGGGAAGTCCAGCTTCAATTCTGTCCACGCCAGCCTCTGCTAGGGCTCTGGCGATGTCAATTTTCTCGTCTTTCTTGAATACTATCCTTGCCTGTTGCTCACCGTCTCTGAGTGTTACGTCATGCAAAATAACCTTATTAGGCAAGCTAATTTTCTTCCTTACTTCAGGAAGGAAATTATAGAAACTGATGTTGTAAAGGTCTGTAGAATGTCTCTTCTGCACATTAATCACCTAAAGCATAAGCTAGGTGAAAGACTAAACGCTTTTTCCTCTGATTCTGCCTCCACCCTCATGCGTAGGAGGACAAAAATCCGTCTCTATATATTTACCGAAACAGGCAAGAAGAAAGGTGTCTGCAATAGAACATTAAGCAGAGGTTTCTTTAAGCGCTCTATGTTTAAAAATGGTAGACGATTTTGCATGGGGCACCAGAATCAGCCTAAAAGAAATCGGAATTTCCTGTGCCAAAAATTCTACCTTATACCAAATGGATCAGGAACGATCTTTTAAAGAAGGAGCTTATATAACTTGAAGGGCTGCTTAAGCATTTGTGCTTTAACGAGCAGCACTGACTTGATGTGTTGACAGATGAGAAGAAAGAATCGATTCGACTCAGCACAACTTTCCCCAAAGATTTACTATATGAATGAAGAAATATTCCAAAATTAGAAATGTGTTAAACCCTTATTCTTCGAATTAATTAAGTATCGTCAACATCTATACTTAGTAGTTCTTGATGGTTCTATTCACCAACAGTCAAACAGGTCTACACACCATCCCATAAAATCATGGCCGAGCCGATAAATCCGGAACCATATTTGATTCTTCCTTCAAGGCCCAGAAAGCACATTCCAGCTAATGCTCCGTTGATAGCCAATACCATATTTGCGTCAGCGCACAATGTTATCTGACTGCGTCAATGCCGTCTTGCTTGCCTGTTATACTCTGAGAGAAAGATGGAGTAAACCCTAGGGTAGTAATGATGGCGAGGAGTCAGAGACTGCCTTGCTTATGTGTTGAGACTTTGTGCATCCACGATCTGTATATCTGATGGAACTAAAGCTAATAAGCGCTTATGTACTTATCATTTTTGTGGAGAGTCTAAAAATTATCATCAGTGATGATATGGAAAAGAGGTTCAGAAGTGCGGCTATGAGAAAATATGGATACGGGAAAGGCGCCCTGAGCGAACCTGCCATGACAAATATGCCAGCGCCGACTATGTTCCCGAGACCAACCGCTGTTGCTTCCCAGAAACTCAACTTGGAAGACTTCATATGCAAGAATGCCTCGAAATTCGGCGTTATATAAAGCAAAACAGAAGACTGTTCGTCTCATCTTTGCGTTTGACTCATTCCTCCTCTTGTGGGCCGCGGAGAAGAGGCATTTCCAACGACACGAAAGTCCCTTAGAAGCAATCACATCACGTGGATTTCGATGCAAGACTTCCTGCTTGACGTAATCTAGTGTAGAATTGTATGGCCTGTATGAAGCTATATGCTTATCTCAATTCATCTGCCTCCTGAAATTCCGAGCTTCTTTATCTTTCATCTGTAGGAAACCATTCTGCAACGTCTATTGCTACTGTATATGCTGTACTACGGGATGGAATGTAGTAACCGTTATATTGTACTACATAGTATATTAGCATCATGGAATATGAAGTGGTAATCACCAGGAAAGGACAGACAACAATTCCTGCCCCCCTGAGGAAAAAATACAGAATGGTGGAGGGCACAAGGTTGGTTGTAATAGATTCAGGCGAAGGAATATTGCTCAAACCTGCTGCAAGCATTTTGGACTTGGCTGGTTCTGGAGCAATTTTTGCTACTGCTGAGGAAATGAAGAAGGAGCTGCGAAGGATGAGAGAGGAAGATGCATGAGTGTTTACGATACAATGTTCTTTATG from Conexivisphaerales archaeon carries:
- a CDS encoding sulfite exporter TauE/SafE family protein; this encodes MTRLEFLLAIAIVFLIGVISMLVSTLTGGGTNVILVPFLILIYHFPAGEAIGTAFLALLAGSIIAALGFIAKGQAKVRLGILLGLLTVPGILLGTLLSAITQEELFRLSLGIVILALSFLVAKGRHGEKDNLSSDVQQHVTNLPNLKLASVLFVATGFFIGFFGQGGGLLLLPVMQFAGFSFLQTLGTLRIIAMIISATAFSSRLAIAQVNLTIGVFLALGTIAGGFLGARIATSANITLLKYLAAALIASLGVALIVETVA
- a CDS encoding ABC transporter permease, whose product is MLSKRSSDIILPVASVALLIVVWQLIVSLKIVDPFFLPPPSGVISAAVQLSARGELETDILISTERALEGYALGSAIGIVAGLAMGTFRTLAELAEPAVEFFRQIPEVAWIPLAILIFGLGGKAVLFIITYGSVWPVLINTYDGVKLVDTSYKRAALSLGATPFKMFYKVNLRAALPRIYSGLWTSIGIAFRSLVVAELAVATTGVGSGIGYMMNFYYNQYVRTDVLVLGMVVLAVLGFVAQKGLSAAMKRLLRWLPQFTG
- a CDS encoding ABC transporter substrate-binding protein — translated: MGSKVRLSKENFNASKIIRRKIRRAISATIVAVIVVVVIVAAVGGYLYYSSSSQPKTLTTLQIGSSTSTTVGGLVAVAEAEGFFAKEGINASITYFQSGAAETNAIASGQIPLGISGATPFLGMVTGGVPVVLIATAYKPTATHFLIVNKNLNVTTPQQLEGLKLGLPFGSDAQYLTYAFLKLYNIPISKVQLVNLQPAQLVTAYKQGQIDGISFLWVPPVRQAIQSVPSTILAQNNESFFYGSTQQLNLTHFGAIFARTDWLKQNQQVAVNFLKAMYMAQQFVNNPSNYNKSISDIANAIGATTSSVAADFQGLVFQISITPSVAEAYQNEINLMYGAGVFKTSVNISNYVDTNLLAQVSSSLVSYQGGYTG
- a CDS encoding ATP-binding protein, with the translated sequence MNIEAAITRYIGASSPSEAVQREVPSPLFDFVVAVVGPRRAGKTTYMLQIKKGLKLPEENKIFLNCEDINLVGIQTDHLKNVEDAMLRIYSPSQNADVYLFIDEVQNMPDWEKWLRTLYDSRRYKIVVSGSTSELTTQKMHSALRGRAINTLILPFSFSEFLSAKGVRYSQYMPPHQEAAIASSFDEYIAYGGYPSVVLSSNNDQRLLILQEIFETVIQRDIIEKYRIKNTSIFKLFINSLLGSVGRQFSIRKMTNWLESQGVKVGRQTLLNYLEAAEDAFLLYRHQPYSKKPRERHVKPKLYVVDSGILSLVTKDYSKQLENQVFVELLRRRAKMGYWQGSSGREVDFVIENNQELTLLQVAYSLSDPVTFERETSALREADNHLHASRMLIITKADEEKRIQIGAKTILVLPAWKWFLNLSGSPGSMQSDDPSYLGLRWRNKKSNR
- a CDS encoding ABC transporter permease translates to MDRRRYALGAGGVLILLAVWWLLSQFQLVNPLFLPTPVSVVSSAYENADALARAFGISLFRLLVGFVIGVAIGVMVGILVGWVKFLQKSLLPIVDMIRSIPNLAWIPLAIVWFGIGNYSKFFVIALAVFFPVFTNTYLGVKNIDPVIVRASMNFGVSGLRMLYKVLLPASLGDIFIGLKVGMQSGIVAMIATEVVASTAGLGYIMDQASSFFKSGLVIAVMLSIGVLGYLLTQAMVRLERRFARWTVAIGER
- a CDS encoding ABC transporter ATP-binding protein produces the protein MGALGSDGSAKIRIDNLSHEYFDQTRKATVTALRNIDVTINDEEFVCILGPSGCGKSTLLNIVAGFIRPTKGKVYLDGKEIVKPGPDRAMVFQEHALFPWLTVQGNVEFGLEMQGKPKEERKKIAKQFISLVGLSGFEDRYPFELSGGMKQRLGLARSLAINPEVLLLDEPFASLDAQARRIMQDELLRILSQSKKTSILVTHSIDEAVYLADRLVLLSARPGMVLVNEEIDLPRPRSRTDERFVSLVEKFDSIIRKEVNRAEGKEEQFVTSNEVEKASTG